The following proteins come from a genomic window of Chaetodon auriga isolate fChaAug3 chromosome 16, fChaAug3.hap1, whole genome shotgun sequence:
- the ubn2b gene encoding ubinuclein-2b isoform X2, translating to MAEPRKVPFVTISSFNTSPPTPESNKKRRREDEAIDITFGKDGGGSAAAVGSGGGGGLFGNTKGGDGETEEVKPTVRLNLPLTEPNDRASAEFNYGELVNSTLSQVKLAGSTVPKGLTPPLDPNDPFADDDRERREVEELARKFENKYGAGPKKKKKDRMQDLIDIGYGYDETDPFIDNSEAYDELVPASLTTKHGGFYINTGTLQFRAASDSEGENAGAEDNHFKMKDGEERVIKKRRKKQEGGILEEKKPRKNKVPKPGVSALNVHRPEKKKRKKLMKDSLHLANMLRRFTREKEEMRKKNMASAGLPRPHTKVPNANSALLNTHSKAAGGNDCNMADLTADPAVMSLLGSANNDILQDMMGDLDFGMLDSPQPSSPVQGENGSFGMAHKAGGSRVSQGSVMTPPPLPGGLPGPLTKRIEDLRAASRLFDEEGRKKFFTLDMNNILLDIELQVQEQPAEVRSAVYSHLEAFVPCNKEALLKRLKKLSLNIQDDRLRTPLLKLKLAVCSVMPEQIARYNMDCIAKVAKQQSEEGEKNGSEDDDEEKPGKRVMGPRKKFLWDDKLRSLLCNLVRVKLSCYELEGKNSLSLEDYLKAFMETEVKPLWPKGWMQARMLFKESTMAHGHLTGYTAKKKMVPTPKAKPKEAVWVQRSTPSVGSTPSPAVQVAKRPPQSPSEPICLDSLDEDLTAPSLDSISQALAILGNAAKGLAHGDSPPSPDGPKAATNPSALHATPILQQQKKNSVSTPSSNAPHYISTSSSSSTSLSRPPSITSSPLPSVRVDGMGVIKGTVQAHRHSVLNTQRTLGVGVAKINTPASASPPKPRPPPTASPLVAPGSKMGVSSPTSGLLKGSNNNKANSGDTLIITSPQSRPHTLQSPSHMTPKTFQSPRLPQTPQSKSSPSLSQTLPGVQSQPRPQSNFITPMHATLTKSTHSSIPPIVKLTPRNPSPAVTTTTSVSPSISQSPRSQATPSIHQYSPKSATGFRPPFSGAQGGVTKPGQGSYTPPGGQKTPTNNTATNTSLINTISISKHSGSSASPTTASANPGQRQRPGGGTPQGAKPVASVPSSSVSSQLPQVSTAGSGGLLGSASSLPLGFGMLGGLVPVSLPFQFPPLLNLPQLGAAGSGAAASGSAASSNAPFSTLTQNLYKSLQSGSQVALPPHLQLAFSDVSQSQGGDAKRKNL from the exons ATGGCAGAGCCGCGGAAAGTGCCGTTCGTTACCATCTCGTCCTTCAACACCTCGCCGCCGACCCCGGAGTCCAACAAGAAGCGCCGCCGCGAAGATGAGGCCATCGACATCACTTTTGGGAAAGATGGAGGTGGAAGTGCCGCGGCGGTCGGGTCAGGAGGTGGCGGAGGTCTGTTCGGTAACACGAAAGGAGGCGATGGCGAGACCGAGGAGGTGAAGCCCACCGTCCGCCTCAACCTGCCGCTGACCGAGCCAAATGATCGAGCGTCGGCGGAGTTCAACTACGGCGAGCTGGTCAACTCAACTCTTTCTCAG GTAAAGCTTGCAGGATCAACAGTCCCGAAAGGACTCACTCCCCCCCTGGACCCCAACGACCCCTTTGCTGATGATGACAGAGAGAGGCGGGAGGTAGAAGAGCTGGCCAGGAAATTTGAGAACAAATAT GGCGCTggcccaaagaagaagaaaaaggacagGATGCAGGATCTCATTGACATCGGCTATGGCTATGACGAGACCGACCCTTTCATAGACAATTCAGAGGCT TATGACGAGCTGGTACCGGCCTCTCTCACCACAAAACATGGAGGCTTCTACATCAACACAGGAACTCTGCAGTTCAGGGCAGCGTCGGACTCTGAGGGAGAAAATGCAGGCGCGGAGGATAATCACTTCAAG ATGAAAGATGGCGAGGAGCGGGTGATTAAGAAACGCAGGAAAAAGCAAGAAGGGGGAAttctggaggaaaagaaaccCAGAAAGAATAAAGTACCAAAGCCCGG AGTTTCAGCCCTGAATGTTCATCGGCcggaaaagaagaagaggaagaagctgatGAAGGATTCTCTCCACTTGGCCAACATGCTGCGTCGCTTCACCAGGGAGAAGGAAGAGATGCGCAAGAAGAACATGGCCTCAGCCGGTCTGCCACGACCCCACACCAAAGTGCCCAACGCCAACAGCGCGCTCCTCAACACCCACTCCAAGGCTGCTGGAGGCAACGACTGCAACATGGCCGACCTGACCGCCGACCCGGCCGTGATGTCGCTGCTGGGCTCGGCCAATAACGACATACTGCAGGACATGATGGGCGACCTGGACTTTGGGATGCTGGACTCCCCTCAGCCCTCCAGTCCAGTGCAGGGAGAGAACGGCTCCTTTGGGATGGCACATaaagcaggtggcagcagagtgTCGCAGGGTAGCGTGATGaccccccctcctctgcctGGTGGACTCCCAGGCCCCCTCACAAAGCGCATTGAAGACCTGAGAGCG GCGTCCCGTCTGTTTGATGAAGAGGGCAGGAAGAAATTCTTCACTCTGGACATGAACAACATCCTGCTGGA tattgAGCTGCAGGTTCAGGAGCAGCCCGCAGAGGTGCGTTCAGCCGTCTACTCTCACCTGGAGGCCTTTGTGCCCTGCAATAAAGAAGCCCTGCTCAAACGCCTTAAGAAGCTCAGCCTCAACATTCAG GATGACCGCCTTCGAACGCccctgctgaagctgaagctggcGGTGTGCAGCGTGATGCCGGAGCAGATCGCTCGGTACAACATGGACTGCATCGCCAAAGTGGCAAA gcagcagtctgaggagggagagaagaacgGGTCAGAGGATGATGACGAGGAGAAACCAGGGAAGAGGGTGATGGGCCCACGGAAGAAGTTTCTCTGGGACGACAAACTCAG GTCGTTGCTGTGTAACCTGGTGCGGGTGAAGCTGAGCTGCTACGAGCTGGAGGGCAAGAACTCGCTGTCTCTAGAAGACTACCTCAAAGCCTTCATGGAGACTGAAGTCAAACCTCTGTGGCCTAAAGGCTGGATGCAGGCCAG GATGCTGTTCAAAGAGAGCACCATGGCTCACGGTCACCTCACAGGCTACAC agcaaagaaaaagatgGTCCCTACTCCCAAGGCCAAGCCAAAG GAGGCGGTGTGGGTTCAGAGGTCCACGCCCTCAGTGGGTTCCACTCCCTCCCCTGCAGTGCAGGTCGCCAAGCGACCGCCTCAGTCACCGTCTGAGCCCATATGTCTCGATTCCCTCGACGAGGATCTGACGGCTCCCTCCCTGGACTCCATCTCCCAGGCCCTGGCCATCCTGGGCAACGCAGCCAAGGGCCTGGCCCACGGGGACAGCCCCCCGTCCCCAGATGGACCCAAAGCCGCCACCAacccctctgctctccatgccACGCCAATcctacagcagcagaaaaagaactCTGTCAGCACTCCCAGCTCCAATGCACCTCACTACATCTCTACCTCTtcgtcttcctccacctctctgtctcggCCTCCCTCCATCACGTCCTCCCCTCTGCCCTCGGTGAGGGTGGATGGGATGGGGGTGATCAAGGGCACGGTGCAGGCGCACAGACACTCGGTGTTGAACACTCAGAGAACTTTGGGTGTGGGTGTGGCTAAAATCAACACGCCTGCCTCAGCGTCGCCACCTAAACCACGTCCCCCACCCACTGCGTCCCCGCTTGTGGCCCCAGGATCAAAGATGGGGGTCTCCAGTCCCACCTCTGGCCTCCTCAAAggcagcaataataataaagccAACAGTGGTGACACTCTCATCATCACCTCGCCTCAGTCTCGGCCACACACGCTCCAGTCCCCCTCACACATGACCCCCAAAACCTTCCAGTCACCTCGCCTTCCCCAGACCCCACAGAGTAAGTcgtccccctccctctctcagacGCTCCCTGGAGTTCAGTCCCAGCCCCGGCCTCAGTCCAACTTCATCACCCCTATGCACGCTACTCTCACCAAGTCCACCCACAGCAGCATCCCGCCCATCGTCAAACTCACTCCCCGCAACCCCAGCCCTGCTGTGACCACCACCACCTCAGTGtccccctccatctctcaaAGCCCCAGGTCTCAGGCAACCCCCTCCATACACCAGTACTCTCCCAAAAGCGCAACAGGGTTCCGCCCGCCGTTCTCAGGTGCCCAAGGAGGAGTAACCAAGCCGGGGCAAGGCAGCTACACTCCTCCAGGCGGCCAGAAGACCCCCACCAACAACACCGCCACCAACACCAGCCTTATTAACACCATATCCATAAGCAAGCATTCAGGATCCAGTGCCTCCCCCACAACAGCCTCTGCCAACCCAGGCCAGCGTCAGAGGCCCGGGGGTGGGACACCTCAGGGGGCCAAGCCAGTCGCGTCTGTCCCATCgtcatctgtctcctctcagctgcCACAG GTCTCCACGGCAGGTAGCGGCGGTCTGCTCGGCTCCGCCTCGTCTCTTCCCCTGGGGTTCGGGATGCTGGGGGGCCTGGTGCCCGTGTCCCTGCCCTTCCAGTTCCCCCCGCTGCTAAACCTGCCTCAGCTGGGTGCAGCAGGCTCCGGCGCGGCAGCCAGCGGCTCTGCAGCCAGTAGCAATGCACCGTTCTCCACCCTGACCCAGA ATCTGTATAAGAGTCTCCAGTCAGGGTCTCAGGTTGCTCTGCCTCCTCACTTGCAGCTCGCTTTCTCAG ATGTGAGTCAAAGCCAGGGGGGAGACGCTAAAAGGAAGAATCTATGA
- the ubn2b gene encoding ubinuclein-2b isoform X1, whose product MAEPRKVPFVTISSFNTSPPTPESNKKRRREDEAIDITFGKDGGGSAAAVGSGGGGGLFGNTKGGDGETEEVKPTVRLNLPLTEPNDRASAEFNYGELVNSTLSQVKLAGSTVPKGLTPPLDPNDPFADDDRERREVEELARKFENKYGAGPKKKKKDRMQDLIDIGYGYDETDPFIDNSEAYDELVPASLTTKHGGFYINTGTLQFRAASDSEGENAGAEDNHFKKMKDGEERVIKKRRKKQEGGILEEKKPRKNKVPKPGVSALNVHRPEKKKRKKLMKDSLHLANMLRRFTREKEEMRKKNMASAGLPRPHTKVPNANSALLNTHSKAAGGNDCNMADLTADPAVMSLLGSANNDILQDMMGDLDFGMLDSPQPSSPVQGENGSFGMAHKAGGSRVSQGSVMTPPPLPGGLPGPLTKRIEDLRAASRLFDEEGRKKFFTLDMNNILLDIELQVQEQPAEVRSAVYSHLEAFVPCNKEALLKRLKKLSLNIQDDRLRTPLLKLKLAVCSVMPEQIARYNMDCIAKVAKQQSEEGEKNGSEDDDEEKPGKRVMGPRKKFLWDDKLRSLLCNLVRVKLSCYELEGKNSLSLEDYLKAFMETEVKPLWPKGWMQARMLFKESTMAHGHLTGYTAKKKMVPTPKAKPKEAVWVQRSTPSVGSTPSPAVQVAKRPPQSPSEPICLDSLDEDLTAPSLDSISQALAILGNAAKGLAHGDSPPSPDGPKAATNPSALHATPILQQQKKNSVSTPSSNAPHYISTSSSSSTSLSRPPSITSSPLPSVRVDGMGVIKGTVQAHRHSVLNTQRTLGVGVAKINTPASASPPKPRPPPTASPLVAPGSKMGVSSPTSGLLKGSNNNKANSGDTLIITSPQSRPHTLQSPSHMTPKTFQSPRLPQTPQSKSSPSLSQTLPGVQSQPRPQSNFITPMHATLTKSTHSSIPPIVKLTPRNPSPAVTTTTSVSPSISQSPRSQATPSIHQYSPKSATGFRPPFSGAQGGVTKPGQGSYTPPGGQKTPTNNTATNTSLINTISISKHSGSSASPTTASANPGQRQRPGGGTPQGAKPVASVPSSSVSSQLPQVSTAGSGGLLGSASSLPLGFGMLGGLVPVSLPFQFPPLLNLPQLGAAGSGAAASGSAASSNAPFSTLTQNLYKSLQSGSQVALPPHLQLAFSDVSQSQGGDAKRKNL is encoded by the exons ATGGCAGAGCCGCGGAAAGTGCCGTTCGTTACCATCTCGTCCTTCAACACCTCGCCGCCGACCCCGGAGTCCAACAAGAAGCGCCGCCGCGAAGATGAGGCCATCGACATCACTTTTGGGAAAGATGGAGGTGGAAGTGCCGCGGCGGTCGGGTCAGGAGGTGGCGGAGGTCTGTTCGGTAACACGAAAGGAGGCGATGGCGAGACCGAGGAGGTGAAGCCCACCGTCCGCCTCAACCTGCCGCTGACCGAGCCAAATGATCGAGCGTCGGCGGAGTTCAACTACGGCGAGCTGGTCAACTCAACTCTTTCTCAG GTAAAGCTTGCAGGATCAACAGTCCCGAAAGGACTCACTCCCCCCCTGGACCCCAACGACCCCTTTGCTGATGATGACAGAGAGAGGCGGGAGGTAGAAGAGCTGGCCAGGAAATTTGAGAACAAATAT GGCGCTggcccaaagaagaagaaaaaggacagGATGCAGGATCTCATTGACATCGGCTATGGCTATGACGAGACCGACCCTTTCATAGACAATTCAGAGGCT TATGACGAGCTGGTACCGGCCTCTCTCACCACAAAACATGGAGGCTTCTACATCAACACAGGAACTCTGCAGTTCAGGGCAGCGTCGGACTCTGAGGGAGAAAATGCAGGCGCGGAGGATAATCACTTCAAG AAGATGAAAGATGGCGAGGAGCGGGTGATTAAGAAACGCAGGAAAAAGCAAGAAGGGGGAAttctggaggaaaagaaaccCAGAAAGAATAAAGTACCAAAGCCCGG AGTTTCAGCCCTGAATGTTCATCGGCcggaaaagaagaagaggaagaagctgatGAAGGATTCTCTCCACTTGGCCAACATGCTGCGTCGCTTCACCAGGGAGAAGGAAGAGATGCGCAAGAAGAACATGGCCTCAGCCGGTCTGCCACGACCCCACACCAAAGTGCCCAACGCCAACAGCGCGCTCCTCAACACCCACTCCAAGGCTGCTGGAGGCAACGACTGCAACATGGCCGACCTGACCGCCGACCCGGCCGTGATGTCGCTGCTGGGCTCGGCCAATAACGACATACTGCAGGACATGATGGGCGACCTGGACTTTGGGATGCTGGACTCCCCTCAGCCCTCCAGTCCAGTGCAGGGAGAGAACGGCTCCTTTGGGATGGCACATaaagcaggtggcagcagagtgTCGCAGGGTAGCGTGATGaccccccctcctctgcctGGTGGACTCCCAGGCCCCCTCACAAAGCGCATTGAAGACCTGAGAGCG GCGTCCCGTCTGTTTGATGAAGAGGGCAGGAAGAAATTCTTCACTCTGGACATGAACAACATCCTGCTGGA tattgAGCTGCAGGTTCAGGAGCAGCCCGCAGAGGTGCGTTCAGCCGTCTACTCTCACCTGGAGGCCTTTGTGCCCTGCAATAAAGAAGCCCTGCTCAAACGCCTTAAGAAGCTCAGCCTCAACATTCAG GATGACCGCCTTCGAACGCccctgctgaagctgaagctggcGGTGTGCAGCGTGATGCCGGAGCAGATCGCTCGGTACAACATGGACTGCATCGCCAAAGTGGCAAA gcagcagtctgaggagggagagaagaacgGGTCAGAGGATGATGACGAGGAGAAACCAGGGAAGAGGGTGATGGGCCCACGGAAGAAGTTTCTCTGGGACGACAAACTCAG GTCGTTGCTGTGTAACCTGGTGCGGGTGAAGCTGAGCTGCTACGAGCTGGAGGGCAAGAACTCGCTGTCTCTAGAAGACTACCTCAAAGCCTTCATGGAGACTGAAGTCAAACCTCTGTGGCCTAAAGGCTGGATGCAGGCCAG GATGCTGTTCAAAGAGAGCACCATGGCTCACGGTCACCTCACAGGCTACAC agcaaagaaaaagatgGTCCCTACTCCCAAGGCCAAGCCAAAG GAGGCGGTGTGGGTTCAGAGGTCCACGCCCTCAGTGGGTTCCACTCCCTCCCCTGCAGTGCAGGTCGCCAAGCGACCGCCTCAGTCACCGTCTGAGCCCATATGTCTCGATTCCCTCGACGAGGATCTGACGGCTCCCTCCCTGGACTCCATCTCCCAGGCCCTGGCCATCCTGGGCAACGCAGCCAAGGGCCTGGCCCACGGGGACAGCCCCCCGTCCCCAGATGGACCCAAAGCCGCCACCAacccctctgctctccatgccACGCCAATcctacagcagcagaaaaagaactCTGTCAGCACTCCCAGCTCCAATGCACCTCACTACATCTCTACCTCTtcgtcttcctccacctctctgtctcggCCTCCCTCCATCACGTCCTCCCCTCTGCCCTCGGTGAGGGTGGATGGGATGGGGGTGATCAAGGGCACGGTGCAGGCGCACAGACACTCGGTGTTGAACACTCAGAGAACTTTGGGTGTGGGTGTGGCTAAAATCAACACGCCTGCCTCAGCGTCGCCACCTAAACCACGTCCCCCACCCACTGCGTCCCCGCTTGTGGCCCCAGGATCAAAGATGGGGGTCTCCAGTCCCACCTCTGGCCTCCTCAAAggcagcaataataataaagccAACAGTGGTGACACTCTCATCATCACCTCGCCTCAGTCTCGGCCACACACGCTCCAGTCCCCCTCACACATGACCCCCAAAACCTTCCAGTCACCTCGCCTTCCCCAGACCCCACAGAGTAAGTcgtccccctccctctctcagacGCTCCCTGGAGTTCAGTCCCAGCCCCGGCCTCAGTCCAACTTCATCACCCCTATGCACGCTACTCTCACCAAGTCCACCCACAGCAGCATCCCGCCCATCGTCAAACTCACTCCCCGCAACCCCAGCCCTGCTGTGACCACCACCACCTCAGTGtccccctccatctctcaaAGCCCCAGGTCTCAGGCAACCCCCTCCATACACCAGTACTCTCCCAAAAGCGCAACAGGGTTCCGCCCGCCGTTCTCAGGTGCCCAAGGAGGAGTAACCAAGCCGGGGCAAGGCAGCTACACTCCTCCAGGCGGCCAGAAGACCCCCACCAACAACACCGCCACCAACACCAGCCTTATTAACACCATATCCATAAGCAAGCATTCAGGATCCAGTGCCTCCCCCACAACAGCCTCTGCCAACCCAGGCCAGCGTCAGAGGCCCGGGGGTGGGACACCTCAGGGGGCCAAGCCAGTCGCGTCTGTCCCATCgtcatctgtctcctctcagctgcCACAG GTCTCCACGGCAGGTAGCGGCGGTCTGCTCGGCTCCGCCTCGTCTCTTCCCCTGGGGTTCGGGATGCTGGGGGGCCTGGTGCCCGTGTCCCTGCCCTTCCAGTTCCCCCCGCTGCTAAACCTGCCTCAGCTGGGTGCAGCAGGCTCCGGCGCGGCAGCCAGCGGCTCTGCAGCCAGTAGCAATGCACCGTTCTCCACCCTGACCCAGA ATCTGTATAAGAGTCTCCAGTCAGGGTCTCAGGTTGCTCTGCCTCCTCACTTGCAGCTCGCTTTCTCAG ATGTGAGTCAAAGCCAGGGGGGAGACGCTAAAAGGAAGAATCTATGA
- the ubn2b gene encoding ubinuclein-2b isoform X3, whose product MAEPRKVPFVTISSFNTSPPTPESNKKRRREDEAIDITFGKDGGGSAAAVGSGGGGGLFGNTKGGDGETEEVKPTVRLNLPLTEPNDRASAEFNYGELVNSTLSQVKLAGSTVPKGLTPPLDPNDPFADDDRERREVEELARKFENKYGAGPKKKKKDRMQDLIDIGYGYDETDPFIDNSEAYDELVPASLTTKHGGFYINTGTLQFRAASDSEGENAGAEDNHFKKMKDGEERVIKKRRKKQEGGILEEKKPRKNKVPKPGVSALNVHRPEKKKRKKLMKDSLHLANMLRRFTREKEEMRKKNMASAGLPRPHTKVPNANSALLNTHSKAAGGNDCNMADLTADPAVMSLLGSANNDILQDMMGDLDFGMLDSPQPSSPVQGENGSFGMAHKAGGSRVSQGSVMTPPPLPGGLPGPLTKRIEDLRAASRLFDEEGRKKFFTLDMNNILLDIELQVQEQPAEVRSAVYSHLEAFVPCNKEALLKRLKKLSLNIQDDRLRTPLLKLKLAVCSVMPEQIARYNMDCIAKVAKQQSEEGEKNGSEDDDEEKPGKRVMGPRKKFLWDDKLRSLLCNLVRVKLSCYELEGKNSLSLEDYLKAFMETEVKPLWPKGWMQARMLFKESTMAHGHLTGYTAKKKMVPTPKAKPKEAVWVQRSTPSVGSTPSPAVQVAKRPPQSPSEPICLDSLDEDLTAPSLDSISQALAILGNAAKGLAHGDSPPSPDGPKAATNPSALHATPILQQQKKNSVSTPSSNAPHYISTSSSSSTSLSRPPSITSSPLPSVRVDGMGVIKGTVQAHRHSVLNTQRTLGVGVAKINTPASASPPKPRPPPTASPLVAPGSKMGVSSPTSGLLKGSNNNKANSGDTLIITSPQSRPHTLQSPSHMTPKTFQSPRLPQTPQSKSSPSLSQTLPGVQSQPRPQSNFITPMHATLTKSTHSSIPPIVKLTPRNPSPAVTTTTSVSPSISQSPRSQATPSIHQYSPKSATGFRPPFSGAQGGVTKPGQGSYTPPGGQKTPTNNTATNTSLINTISISKHSGSSASPTTASANPGQRQRPGGGTPQGAKPVASVPSSSVSSQLPQVSTAGSGGLLGSASSLPLGFGMLGGLVPVSLPFQFPPLLNLPQLGAAGSGAAASGSAASSNAPFSTLTQNVSQSQGGDAKRKNL is encoded by the exons ATGGCAGAGCCGCGGAAAGTGCCGTTCGTTACCATCTCGTCCTTCAACACCTCGCCGCCGACCCCGGAGTCCAACAAGAAGCGCCGCCGCGAAGATGAGGCCATCGACATCACTTTTGGGAAAGATGGAGGTGGAAGTGCCGCGGCGGTCGGGTCAGGAGGTGGCGGAGGTCTGTTCGGTAACACGAAAGGAGGCGATGGCGAGACCGAGGAGGTGAAGCCCACCGTCCGCCTCAACCTGCCGCTGACCGAGCCAAATGATCGAGCGTCGGCGGAGTTCAACTACGGCGAGCTGGTCAACTCAACTCTTTCTCAG GTAAAGCTTGCAGGATCAACAGTCCCGAAAGGACTCACTCCCCCCCTGGACCCCAACGACCCCTTTGCTGATGATGACAGAGAGAGGCGGGAGGTAGAAGAGCTGGCCAGGAAATTTGAGAACAAATAT GGCGCTggcccaaagaagaagaaaaaggacagGATGCAGGATCTCATTGACATCGGCTATGGCTATGACGAGACCGACCCTTTCATAGACAATTCAGAGGCT TATGACGAGCTGGTACCGGCCTCTCTCACCACAAAACATGGAGGCTTCTACATCAACACAGGAACTCTGCAGTTCAGGGCAGCGTCGGACTCTGAGGGAGAAAATGCAGGCGCGGAGGATAATCACTTCAAG AAGATGAAAGATGGCGAGGAGCGGGTGATTAAGAAACGCAGGAAAAAGCAAGAAGGGGGAAttctggaggaaaagaaaccCAGAAAGAATAAAGTACCAAAGCCCGG AGTTTCAGCCCTGAATGTTCATCGGCcggaaaagaagaagaggaagaagctgatGAAGGATTCTCTCCACTTGGCCAACATGCTGCGTCGCTTCACCAGGGAGAAGGAAGAGATGCGCAAGAAGAACATGGCCTCAGCCGGTCTGCCACGACCCCACACCAAAGTGCCCAACGCCAACAGCGCGCTCCTCAACACCCACTCCAAGGCTGCTGGAGGCAACGACTGCAACATGGCCGACCTGACCGCCGACCCGGCCGTGATGTCGCTGCTGGGCTCGGCCAATAACGACATACTGCAGGACATGATGGGCGACCTGGACTTTGGGATGCTGGACTCCCCTCAGCCCTCCAGTCCAGTGCAGGGAGAGAACGGCTCCTTTGGGATGGCACATaaagcaggtggcagcagagtgTCGCAGGGTAGCGTGATGaccccccctcctctgcctGGTGGACTCCCAGGCCCCCTCACAAAGCGCATTGAAGACCTGAGAGCG GCGTCCCGTCTGTTTGATGAAGAGGGCAGGAAGAAATTCTTCACTCTGGACATGAACAACATCCTGCTGGA tattgAGCTGCAGGTTCAGGAGCAGCCCGCAGAGGTGCGTTCAGCCGTCTACTCTCACCTGGAGGCCTTTGTGCCCTGCAATAAAGAAGCCCTGCTCAAACGCCTTAAGAAGCTCAGCCTCAACATTCAG GATGACCGCCTTCGAACGCccctgctgaagctgaagctggcGGTGTGCAGCGTGATGCCGGAGCAGATCGCTCGGTACAACATGGACTGCATCGCCAAAGTGGCAAA gcagcagtctgaggagggagagaagaacgGGTCAGAGGATGATGACGAGGAGAAACCAGGGAAGAGGGTGATGGGCCCACGGAAGAAGTTTCTCTGGGACGACAAACTCAG GTCGTTGCTGTGTAACCTGGTGCGGGTGAAGCTGAGCTGCTACGAGCTGGAGGGCAAGAACTCGCTGTCTCTAGAAGACTACCTCAAAGCCTTCATGGAGACTGAAGTCAAACCTCTGTGGCCTAAAGGCTGGATGCAGGCCAG GATGCTGTTCAAAGAGAGCACCATGGCTCACGGTCACCTCACAGGCTACAC agcaaagaaaaagatgGTCCCTACTCCCAAGGCCAAGCCAAAG GAGGCGGTGTGGGTTCAGAGGTCCACGCCCTCAGTGGGTTCCACTCCCTCCCCTGCAGTGCAGGTCGCCAAGCGACCGCCTCAGTCACCGTCTGAGCCCATATGTCTCGATTCCCTCGACGAGGATCTGACGGCTCCCTCCCTGGACTCCATCTCCCAGGCCCTGGCCATCCTGGGCAACGCAGCCAAGGGCCTGGCCCACGGGGACAGCCCCCCGTCCCCAGATGGACCCAAAGCCGCCACCAacccctctgctctccatgccACGCCAATcctacagcagcagaaaaagaactCTGTCAGCACTCCCAGCTCCAATGCACCTCACTACATCTCTACCTCTtcgtcttcctccacctctctgtctcggCCTCCCTCCATCACGTCCTCCCCTCTGCCCTCGGTGAGGGTGGATGGGATGGGGGTGATCAAGGGCACGGTGCAGGCGCACAGACACTCGGTGTTGAACACTCAGAGAACTTTGGGTGTGGGTGTGGCTAAAATCAACACGCCTGCCTCAGCGTCGCCACCTAAACCACGTCCCCCACCCACTGCGTCCCCGCTTGTGGCCCCAGGATCAAAGATGGGGGTCTCCAGTCCCACCTCTGGCCTCCTCAAAggcagcaataataataaagccAACAGTGGTGACACTCTCATCATCACCTCGCCTCAGTCTCGGCCACACACGCTCCAGTCCCCCTCACACATGACCCCCAAAACCTTCCAGTCACCTCGCCTTCCCCAGACCCCACAGAGTAAGTcgtccccctccctctctcagacGCTCCCTGGAGTTCAGTCCCAGCCCCGGCCTCAGTCCAACTTCATCACCCCTATGCACGCTACTCTCACCAAGTCCACCCACAGCAGCATCCCGCCCATCGTCAAACTCACTCCCCGCAACCCCAGCCCTGCTGTGACCACCACCACCTCAGTGtccccctccatctctcaaAGCCCCAGGTCTCAGGCAACCCCCTCCATACACCAGTACTCTCCCAAAAGCGCAACAGGGTTCCGCCCGCCGTTCTCAGGTGCCCAAGGAGGAGTAACCAAGCCGGGGCAAGGCAGCTACACTCCTCCAGGCGGCCAGAAGACCCCCACCAACAACACCGCCACCAACACCAGCCTTATTAACACCATATCCATAAGCAAGCATTCAGGATCCAGTGCCTCCCCCACAACAGCCTCTGCCAACCCAGGCCAGCGTCAGAGGCCCGGGGGTGGGACACCTCAGGGGGCCAAGCCAGTCGCGTCTGTCCCATCgtcatctgtctcctctcagctgcCACAG GTCTCCACGGCAGGTAGCGGCGGTCTGCTCGGCTCCGCCTCGTCTCTTCCCCTGGGGTTCGGGATGCTGGGGGGCCTGGTGCCCGTGTCCCTGCCCTTCCAGTTCCCCCCGCTGCTAAACCTGCCTCAGCTGGGTGCAGCAGGCTCCGGCGCGGCAGCCAGCGGCTCTGCAGCCAGTAGCAATGCACCGTTCTCCACCCTGACCCAGA ATGTGAGTCAAAGCCAGGGGGGAGACGCTAAAAGGAAGAATCTATGA